The Armatimonadota bacterium DNA segment CTCGCCGGTCGTCGTCTCGCCCAGCGACTTCCCCAGCACCTCCACGGCGTAGTTCACCATGGCCTCATCCTGCGCGACCTCGGCGCGGGAGATTCCTGACACGCGAACCATTCCGGCTCCCACGCGCAGCTGCTTGGGCGGCGGCATGAGAGTCGAAACTTCAGCCGCCGGCAGCAATGCCGGCAAGGCAATCGCGGCAGCAGACCACCCGATGACAAATGCATGAAGCGGGCGCATGGCGACAGCCTCCAGTTGGCAGATGGGCCATCAATGGATCAGACATTCATTCGCCTTCGCACATGTCCTCGCCTGCCGGTGCTGCTGGGGAGGATGCGCCCGTCCTCCGGAGAAATCGAAAGCCCTTATGTACGGGCTGACCGCCACACGGACAGGTGACGACGATGACAACCGATCTGAACTCACTTCTGGGGAGAAGCTTCGCATGCGCTTGCGGGCAGACCCACTCCGTTCCCACGCGCGAAGTGGATATGGGAAGAGGAGCGCTGGATCGGCTGCGCAGCCTGGCGGAGAGACACCTGCCCGATGCCGGCGGCGTGTTGATCGCGGACCGGAACACCTGGGATGTCTGCGGACGCCGTGCCCACGGGCTCCTCGCGGGCATCGCTGACCGGCACATCATACTGGCCCCCTTCGATGGCGAGGGCAAGGTGCATGCCGATGACGTTACCCTCGCCGGGCTTTGCGCTGCGCTGCCCGGAGATGCCGCCTTTCTGGTCTGCATCGGCAGCGGCACCTTGAATGACCTGACCAAGCTGGCCGCAAGCGCCGCGGGGATCCCATCGCTCTGCGTGGCAACTGCGCCTTCGATGAACGGCTATCCCTCGGCGATTGCCGCCATCACCGTCCGGGGCGTCAAGTCCACCCAACCCTGTCAGCCGCCGGTAGCGATCTGCTGCGACACCGACGTCTTTTCAGCCGCGCCACGGGAGATGATCCAGGCCGGGTTCGGGGACCTGTTGTCGAAGAACACAAGTTCCGCGGACTGGCTCATGGCCCATCTGCTCACCGGGGAGCACTACTGCGAGCGCTGCGTGCAACTTGTGACTGATGCCGAGTGCGCCTGCAGAGCACAGGCCGCGAGCATAGGCGCCGGGGAGCCGAAGGCCATCGAGCTGCTCATGGACGGGCTGATCCGCTCGGGGGTGTCAATGGCGATGGCCGGGTCATCCAGCCCGGCTTCCGGCGGGGAGCATCTTCTGTCGCATTACTGGGACATGACCGCAGCGGCGCGGGGACGCAAGCCCGACCTCCACGGCCGCCAAGTCGCTATCGGAACGCTTCTTGCGGCAAGGCTCTACGAACTGTTGCGCCGGCGTACTATGGCCCAACAGGGCCGGCGGCAGCGAGCTGTGCAGATAAACGAAGACGAGCTACGCCGGCATTTCGAGCCCTTGGTCGGGGAGCAGACAGCGGACGAAATCGCTTCACTTTCCGCCCGGAAAGCAGCAGCAGGTGGCGGCGCGGGCGACCGAATCGCGCGGCTCGACGCGGATGCGCCGGCATTCTGGCAGAGCCTTGAGCCGCTGCTGATCCCGGCAAGCCAACTCAAGGCCTCGCTTGCGGCCGCCGGAGTGCCCACCAGCCCGGGAGCACTCGGGCTGACCGGGGCGGAGGTGCGGTCTGCCCTCCTCTACGCGCGGTGCATCCGTGACCGCTACACCGTGCTGGACCTCGCCGCTGACCTCGGGCTCTTGGAGGAACTCGTGCCCGAGGTCATGGCCGTTCTCGACTGACGCGCCGCTATGCTCCCTGAAGCCCCAGCAGGCGCACCGCATTGCGCGACTCGATCTTCTCCAGGGCCTCCTCCGGAAGCTTCCGGTTCTCGCGCAAGTCACGCATCAGCCCTACCGTGAGCCAGATACGATCCACATCACTGCGCAGGCAGGAATCCGTACCGAACATCAGTTTGTCCTGGAACTCGTCGAGGAACTCGATCCCGAAAGCCGGGTCTCGCGTCAATGCATTGTGACCGCTCCCCGCCGAGATGTCCGCCCACATGTTCTCGTACTGCCGCATGAGTCTCGGCACAGCACCATTGGGCGCGATAGGGCCCGTGGGGTACCCAGCGCGGCTGTCATGGGGCACTTCCCCCGAGATCTCCGCCCAGAAGGTGGGCCCGTGGCCGATGAACACGGTGTCGGGGCACAGTTGCAGGGCTCGTTCGAGCCGGGGCAGTCCGAACTGATCGCGCAGACCGTAGCTTTGCGGACAGTCCATCATGTCGAAGAGCACCGGCAGCCCGAACCGTCCCGCCTGCTGGTACAGGTTGATACAACGCGGGTCGTCGAAATCCATCTTGGGAAGAAACTCGCCGATGCCTTTGCAGCCCCGTGCCGTGTACTCCTCCAGCAGGTGCGTGAAATCCATGTCGGCCCGGTTGCCGTAGCGCGGGTCGATCAGGCAGAAGGGGATGAGCCGCCCGGGATACCGGGCGCAGGCTGCGATGACGTCCTCCGTGTCGCTTTCGAGATACGCCCCTTCGGGGTGTTCGCTCAGGGGCAGAATACAGGTCACATCAATGCCCCAGGCATCCATCTTCGCGATCAGGTTCGTGACATCAACGAACTCGCGGCGATCGGGCGAAATGCGCCCGATATGACCGTGAACATCAATGACCATGCTCTTGCTTCCTTGTCGGTGGCATTGCCCCGGGAACCCGGAAAGGTTTTGCCGGTCGCGCGGAGCCGGTCCGCCTCATGTCCGCAGAGGCCGGATCGGCAGAACGCGGCCCCCCTGCATCCAGGGGGGCCGCAGTGTGGCTCTCCAGGCGTGTCTCATCCTTAGGGATTGTTCTTGAAATACAGCTTCGCGTCGGTGCTGCTGATACCGTAGTGATAGTCGGATGCTGCCTTGAGGGTCATCCAGTTGGCCCACTTCGCGTGGCCGTCATACATGACCATGTTGTTGCCGCCGTTGTGCAGGAAGTCTTTCTCCGTGGGTGGAGTCGTCTGGCAGGTGGCCCAGCCCTTGCAGACCACGGGCACCAGACCTCGCGGGTACTCCACCGCCGGGTGAACGCCATCCCCGAGCATGGCAGTTTCGGCGGGCTTGGTGAACTGGGCCAGAGCGATGCCGGCCCCGACCGGCAGCGAGTAACTACGATACAGCGTGGAGCCCCAGTAGTCGAAAGCACCGTACGGGCTGCTGGGGCAGATGAAGATCTGCGTGTTCTTCACATACGGCATGACCTTCAGCTCCCAGTTGATCGATGTCGCCTGGTAGCCGCTGCCGGACACTGTCCTCTCGTCGTAGTCCTGGGCGTACATCAGACAACCCAGCCCCAGCTGTTTGACGTTGCTCAGACACGACGTCTGGCGGGCTTTCTCGCGGGCACGTGCGAAGACCGGGAACAGGATTGCTGCCAGGATGGCGATGATGGCGATCACCACCAGCAGCTCGATCAGGGTAAAGCCGCGTCTCGTCATGGTGCAACCTCCGTTCCTCAGGATACCCCAGCGGTCTGGGGCGGTTCTCATGTACGGCGCGTTCCACGCGCCGCCTCAATCTTCCATTCGCTGTCGCGACTGCCAACTCCTTGCACCGTGTCCGGCCACATCTTGTGATCACTTGTCAAGCGCTTCATACCACCATGCCAGGAAGCGCTCGGAGAACCAATCCTCTGGCCTGGCTTTGAGGGTTTCCAGTATCGTATCCACCATCGGCCGCGTCCGGATTGCGCGGATCGTGGCTGACCCGATCTTGCCGAAGCGCACCAGACCAAGCTCAGCCAGGTACTCCCCCATGGCCTGGAAACTAAATCCCGGCCACACGAAGTCCGCCGAGGGGTTCATGCCCGCCCGACTCTTCTCGTAGTATTCTACGACCGCGTCCCAGCGAGAGATGCGGTCCAGGAGCCCCTGTCGCCGCTCCTCCGGCGCCTGCTCCAACGCCCACTCCACCAGCAGGCATTGGCAGTAGTGCGCCTGGGTGTTCACCGTGAAATCCACGCCCAGAAAGCAGTAGTGAGCATCCCACTGGTACAGCCGCTCCCACGGGCTGGCTTCGGCGAAGGCCGCGTCACCGAACAGGCATGGTCGAAGCCCCCATTTGCCGTGGTCCGCCGTCAACTCCGCGGCCCGTGCGCCAATGGCCGACACGGAATGGGTGGGGTTATTGCTGCGAATGCTGTCGGGCCGCTGTCGGAAGGTCTCCGTGATGATCCCCGGGTACGAGGGCGAGTTCTCGTAGTCCCAGTCCCTGATATCCTGAGTCCCGTTCCACCATAGCGTCGGCACAGCCACCGTGCCCTCCGGG contains these protein-coding regions:
- a CDS encoding AAC(3) family N-acetyltransferase, yielding MMPEQGDKNVHVTVDDVARGVSSVGVGKGDIVMFHSSLSSMGHVVGGPNTVIEGFLQAVGPEGTVAVPTLWWNGTQDIRDWDYENSPSYPGIITETFRQRPDSIRSNNPTHSVSAIGARAAELTADHGKWGLRPCLFGDAAFAEASPWERLYQWDAHYCFLGVDFTVNTQAHYCQCLLVEWALEQAPEERRQGLLDRISRWDAVVEYYEKSRAGMNPSADFVWPGFSFQAMGEYLAELGLVRFGKIGSATIRAIRTRPMVDTILETLKARPEDWFSERFLAWWYEALDK
- a CDS encoding amidohydrolase family protein, which translates into the protein MVIDVHGHIGRISPDRREFVDVTNLIAKMDAWGIDVTCILPLSEHPEGAYLESDTEDVIAACARYPGRLIPFCLIDPRYGNRADMDFTHLLEEYTARGCKGIGEFLPKMDFDDPRCINLYQQAGRFGLPVLFDMMDCPQSYGLRDQFGLPRLERALQLCPDTVFIGHGPTFWAEISGEVPHDSRAGYPTGPIAPNGAVPRLMRQYENMWADISAGSGHNALTRDPAFGIEFLDEFQDKLMFGTDSCLRSDVDRIWLTVGLMRDLRENRKLPEEALEKIESRNAVRLLGLQGA
- a CDS encoding sn-glycerol-1-phosphate dehydrogenase; translated protein: MTTDLNSLLGRSFACACGQTHSVPTREVDMGRGALDRLRSLAERHLPDAGGVLIADRNTWDVCGRRAHGLLAGIADRHIILAPFDGEGKVHADDVTLAGLCAALPGDAAFLVCIGSGTLNDLTKLAASAAGIPSLCVATAPSMNGYPSAIAAITVRGVKSTQPCQPPVAICCDTDVFSAAPREMIQAGFGDLLSKNTSSADWLMAHLLTGEHYCERCVQLVTDAECACRAQAASIGAGEPKAIELLMDGLIRSGVSMAMAGSSSPASGGEHLLSHYWDMTAAARGRKPDLHGRQVAIGTLLAARLYELLRRRTMAQQGRRQRAVQINEDELRRHFEPLVGEQTADEIASLSARKAAAGGGAGDRIARLDADAPAFWQSLEPLLIPASQLKASLAAAGVPTSPGALGLTGAEVRSALLYARCIRDRYTVLDLAADLGLLEELVPEVMAVLD